A single genomic interval of Saccharospirillum mangrovi harbors:
- a CDS encoding benzoate/H(+) symporter BenE family transporter, with translation MLRDFSLASVSAGLIAVLVGFSSSAVIIFQAASAAGTDAAQAGSWLWALGLGMGITSIGLSLQHRLPLVTAWSTPGAAVLAVSLGDFSLHQAIGAFVATGVLIFLAGLSGQAERLTRRLSPAIAGAMLAGVLLPFGLKAFAALNDAPLLSGVMVVSYFLARLWAPRFAVLIVAAIGLALALWLGQVATDQWQWAFGQPVWQAPVFSWQALLSLTLPLFLVTMASQNLPGIATLTAAGYPSPTSSMLKWTGATTTVLAPFGAFALNLAAITAALCMTEDAHPDKSKRYTAAVSAGVFYVLLGVMAATVVAFFESVPAAYLATLAGLALLPTLGSALLMALQDENDREAALVTLLVTTANVTLFGIGGAFWGLVFGYLVRSRQPVLAWLKGLR, from the coding sequence ATGCTTCGGGATTTCTCACTCGCCAGCGTCAGCGCCGGTCTGATCGCGGTCTTGGTTGGTTTCAGCAGTTCGGCGGTGATCATCTTTCAGGCCGCGTCCGCCGCCGGTACCGACGCCGCCCAGGCCGGTTCCTGGCTGTGGGCGCTCGGTTTGGGCATGGGTATCACGTCCATTGGTTTGTCGTTACAGCACCGGCTGCCGCTGGTGACCGCCTGGTCAACACCGGGCGCGGCGGTGTTGGCGGTGAGTCTGGGCGATTTCTCGCTGCATCAGGCGATTGGCGCTTTTGTCGCCACCGGCGTGCTGATCTTTCTGGCGGGACTGAGTGGACAAGCCGAGCGGCTGACGCGTCGGCTCAGCCCGGCCATTGCCGGTGCCATGCTGGCGGGCGTGTTGCTGCCGTTCGGGCTTAAAGCCTTTGCCGCGTTGAACGATGCGCCGTTGCTTTCGGGTGTGATGGTGGTGAGCTATTTTCTGGCGCGGCTGTGGGCTCCGCGTTTTGCCGTCTTGATTGTCGCCGCTATCGGACTCGCGCTGGCGTTGTGGCTCGGTCAGGTCGCGACTGACCAGTGGCAATGGGCGTTCGGGCAACCCGTCTGGCAAGCACCGGTGTTTTCCTGGCAAGCCTTGTTGTCACTCACCTTGCCGTTGTTTCTGGTGACGATGGCGTCGCAAAACCTGCCCGGCATCGCCACGTTAACCGCTGCCGGCTACCCCTCGCCCACGTCGTCGATGCTGAAATGGACCGGCGCAACCACCACTGTGCTCGCCCCCTTCGGTGCCTTCGCGTTGAACCTCGCGGCCATTACCGCTGCGCTGTGCATGACCGAAGACGCCCACCCGGACAAGTCCAAGCGCTACACAGCGGCGGTGTCGGCGGGCGTGTTTTACGTCTTGCTGGGCGTAATGGCGGCAACGGTGGTGGCGTTTTTTGAATCGGTGCCTGCGGCTTACCTGGCAACCTTGGCCGGGCTGGCATTGTTGCCGACGTTAGGGTCGGCTTTATTGATGGCGTTGCAGGATGAAAACGACCGCGAGGCGGCCCTGGTCACTCTGTTGGTGACCACCGCCAATGTCACCTTGTTCGGCATTGGCGGTGCGTTTTGGGGGCTGGTGTTCGGCTATCTGGTACGCAGCCGCCAGCCCGTATTGGCGTGGTTGAAAGGCTTGCGTTAA
- a CDS encoding enoyl-CoA hydratase, with amino-acid sequence MTEIIQRLNNGVLELTLNRPEKRNALTEAMYIELRRALNDAKHDPDARVVLLSGQKFCFTAGNDLQDFLTKPFDEDDAPVMQFLKTMADFPKPIVAAVNGPAIGIGTTMLLHCDLVYSGDSAEFQLPFVSLGLVPENASSVLLPLRVGHNKAAEWLMLGKAFGPQEALQAGLINAVFGDENYLHAANQQAQLLAAQPTEAIQATKKLMKQAYMSFILNAIDDEARQFQKRLQSDEFRHAAEAFFAAREKA; translated from the coding sequence ATGACCGAAATCATTCAACGATTAAACAACGGCGTACTCGAACTGACTTTGAACCGGCCGGAAAAACGCAACGCCCTGACCGAAGCCATGTACATCGAGTTACGGCGCGCTCTGAACGACGCCAAACACGACCCCGATGCCCGAGTGGTGTTGTTGTCGGGCCAGAAATTCTGCTTCACCGCCGGAAACGACTTGCAGGATTTTCTCACCAAACCCTTCGACGAAGACGACGCCCCCGTCATGCAGTTCCTGAAGACGATGGCCGATTTCCCCAAGCCCATCGTTGCTGCCGTGAACGGCCCGGCCATTGGCATTGGCACCACCATGTTGCTGCATTGCGATCTGGTGTACAGCGGCGACAGCGCAGAGTTTCAGCTGCCGTTCGTGAGCCTGGGGCTGGTGCCGGAAAACGCGTCCTCGGTGCTGTTGCCGTTGCGCGTGGGCCACAACAAGGCCGCCGAGTGGCTGATGCTGGGTAAAGCTTTTGGCCCGCAGGAAGCCTTGCAGGCGGGTTTGATCAACGCTGTGTTTGGCGACGAGAACTACCTGCACGCCGCCAACCAGCAAGCGCAGTTGCTGGCGGCGCAACCGACTGAAGCGATTCAGGCGACCAAGAAACTGATGAAGCAGGCCTACATGAGCTTCATTCTGAACGCCATCGACGACGAAGCGCGCCAGTTCCAAAAACGCTTGCAGAGCGATGAGTTCCGTCACGCCGCCGAGGCGTTTTTCGCTGCTCGCGAAAAGGCTTAA
- a CDS encoding fumarate hydratase: protein MTAIKQDDLIQSVADALQFISYYHPQDFIQAIHAAYEREESQAAKDAMAQILLNSRMCAEGHRPICQDTGIVTVFLNIGMNVRFDDATMGVEDMVNEGVRRAYTHPDNVLRASVLADPDGKRQNTKDNTPAVIHTRLVPGDTLEVHVAAKGGGSEAKSKFAMLNPSDSILDWVLKVVPEMGAGWCPPGMLGIGIGGTAEKAMLMAKESLLEPIDINELKARGPQNRGEELRLEIFEGVNKLGIGAQGLGGLTTVLDVKVMEAPTHAANKPVAIIPNCAATRHTHFTLDGSGVAKLKHPRLEDWPDIVWDAGPTARRVNLDTLTKEEMLEWQPGDTLLLNGKMYTGRDAAHKRMVDMINKGEKLPVDFTNKMIYYVGPVDPVRDEVVGPAGPTTATRMDKFTDTVLEHTGLIGMVGKAERGPIAIEAIAKHKASYLMAVGGAAYLVSKAIRDAKVVAFEDLGMEAIYEFDVVDMPVTVAVDTAGNSVHKTGPQQWAAKILAKEVS, encoded by the coding sequence ATGACGGCTATCAAGCAGGACGACCTCATTCAGAGCGTCGCCGATGCGCTCCAGTTTATTTCCTACTACCACCCGCAGGATTTTATCCAGGCCATCCACGCCGCTTACGAGCGTGAAGAGTCACAGGCCGCCAAAGACGCCATGGCGCAAATTCTGCTCAACAGCCGCATGTGCGCCGAAGGCCACCGGCCCATCTGCCAGGACACCGGCATTGTTACCGTCTTCCTGAATATCGGCATGAACGTGCGCTTTGACGACGCCACCATGGGCGTTGAAGACATGGTCAACGAAGGCGTACGCCGCGCCTACACTCACCCGGACAACGTACTGCGCGCCTCCGTTCTGGCCGATCCGGACGGCAAGCGCCAGAACACCAAAGACAACACCCCGGCGGTCATTCACACCCGCCTGGTACCGGGCGACACCCTCGAAGTGCACGTCGCAGCCAAAGGCGGCGGCAGTGAAGCCAAATCCAAATTCGCCATGCTGAACCCGTCCGATTCGATTCTGGACTGGGTATTGAAAGTCGTCCCGGAAATGGGCGCCGGCTGGTGCCCGCCGGGCATGCTCGGCATCGGCATCGGCGGTACCGCTGAAAAAGCCATGTTGATGGCGAAAGAATCGCTGCTCGAACCCATCGACATTAACGAACTGAAAGCACGCGGCCCGCAAAACCGGGGTGAAGAGTTGCGCCTGGAAATCTTCGAAGGCGTCAACAAACTCGGCATCGGTGCCCAAGGCCTGGGCGGCCTGACCACGGTACTTGACGTGAAAGTGATGGAAGCGCCGACACACGCCGCCAACAAGCCGGTGGCGATCATCCCCAACTGCGCCGCCACCCGCCACACCCACTTCACGCTCGACGGTTCCGGCGTTGCCAAACTGAAACACCCGCGTCTGGAAGACTGGCCCGACATCGTTTGGGACGCCGGCCCCACCGCCCGCCGCGTCAACCTCGATACGCTGACCAAAGAAGAGATGCTGGAATGGCAACCGGGCGACACCCTGCTGCTGAACGGCAAGATGTACACCGGCCGCGATGCCGCCCATAAACGCATGGTCGATATGATCAACAAGGGTGAAAAACTGCCGGTCGATTTCACCAACAAGATGATCTACTACGTTGGCCCGGTAGACCCGGTGCGCGACGAAGTCGTCGGCCCGGCCGGCCCGACCACCGCCACGCGCATGGATAAATTCACCGACACCGTGCTCGAACACACCGGCCTGATCGGCATGGTCGGCAAAGCCGAACGCGGCCCTATTGCCATTGAAGCCATCGCCAAGCACAAAGCCAGTTATTTGATGGCCGTTGGTGGCGCGGCGTATCTGGTGTCCAAAGCCATTCGCGACGCCAAAGTGGTGGCGTTTGAAGACCTGGGTATGGAAGCCATTTACGAGTTCGACGTGGTCGATATGCCAGTCACTGTCGCCGTTGATACCGCCGGCAATTCAGTACACAAAACCGGCCCGCAACAATGGGCGGCGAAAATACTGGCGAAAGAAGTGAGTTGA